In a single window of the Roseiconus lacunae genome:
- a CDS encoding outer membrane protein assembly factor BamB family protein — MIRTLVCLLLTATVCCRAHADSWPMFLGPDGKAVSSETVPTEWSESKNLAWKVDLPGSGSSSPIISGNKVIVTCYVDGDAAIRKLMCFDKTSGDSLWSLDFPIDYREDGYRGYITEHGYASNTPATDGDHIFAFFGKGGVHCVTMDGEKIWSFDAGKSSGNREWGSAASVLLYKDTVIINAADESRTIYCLKKSTGEEVWKQQADMLELTYGTPRIVTVPGRDDELVISVPGEIWSMNPKTGKLLWYATSPMTGNVSPSLIVDGQKVYGFGGYRGAGSIAIKVGGKDDVSDTNVLWTNRTSSYVATPLLEDGKFYWIDDRGLAYCTKSDDGEIVYRERVRDLQGQRPVYASPIKIGEFIYIVTRESGTLVIRPSDEFEVIARNKFASDDTDFNASPAVSDGRLYLRSNQSLYCVASP; from the coding sequence ATGATCCGCACGCTCGTCTGCCTTTTGCTGACTGCGACCGTCTGCTGTCGCGCACACGCTGATTCGTGGCCAATGTTCCTCGGCCCTGATGGCAAAGCGGTCTCCAGCGAAACCGTACCAACGGAGTGGAGCGAGTCGAAGAATCTTGCCTGGAAGGTCGATCTGCCCGGCAGTGGTTCGTCTAGCCCAATCATTTCGGGCAACAAAGTGATCGTCACATGCTACGTCGATGGTGACGCCGCGATACGAAAGCTAATGTGTTTTGATAAAACCAGCGGGGACTCACTCTGGTCGCTTGATTTCCCAATCGACTATCGCGAAGACGGCTACCGTGGCTACATCACCGAGCATGGCTATGCGAGTAATACACCGGCCACGGATGGCGACCACATCTTTGCGTTTTTCGGCAAAGGCGGTGTGCACTGCGTCACGATGGATGGCGAAAAAATATGGAGTTTCGATGCCGGAAAGAGCAGTGGCAATCGGGAATGGGGGTCCGCGGCCAGCGTGCTGCTCTACAAGGACACCGTCATCATCAATGCCGCCGACGAATCACGTACGATTTACTGCTTGAAGAAGTCAACGGGCGAAGAGGTTTGGAAGCAGCAAGCCGACATGCTGGAATTAACGTACGGTACACCCCGCATCGTTACGGTTCCTGGTCGCGATGACGAACTGGTCATCAGCGTGCCAGGCGAAATTTGGTCGATGAACCCGAAGACCGGAAAGCTGCTTTGGTACGCCACATCTCCGATGACCGGCAATGTTTCGCCTTCATTGATCGTCGACGGTCAAAAGGTCTATGGCTTTGGCGGTTATCGCGGGGCTGGCAGCATCGCGATCAAGGTTGGTGGAAAAGATGATGTGTCTGACACCAACGTACTGTGGACGAACCGCACCAGTTCCTACGTCGCGACGCCGCTGCTCGAAGACGGCAAGTTTTACTGGATTGACGATCGCGGTCTGGCTTACTGCACCAAGTCAGACGACGGCGAAATCGTCTATCGCGAGCGTGTTCGGGATCTCCAAGGTCAACGTCCGGTCTACGCTTCGCCGATCAAAATCGGCGAGTTTATCTACATCGTGACTCGCGAAAGCGGAACGCTGGTCATCAGACCGTCGGATGAATTCGAAGTCATCGCGCGAAACAAATTTGCCAGCGATGATACGGACTTTAATGCTAGTCCCGCGGTCAGCGATGGGCGTCTGTATTTGCGCAGCAATCAGTCGTTGTACTGCGTTGCATCTCCGTAG
- a CDS encoding YHYH protein, whose protein sequence is MQTLRLFGQLVILVWMLSLTCHAHEWHFHADEETDQAKAKNVKQDDQAEKPPIAVHFEKFDGVKVRWNASTLFVESNGLPDHDMMIGIRSWQQQVPIPQPFTGNNAWQIPLKPRLAKSPISAKTNLYRGAIALAVNGVPIFNALNNRGDDAHLAGELDQWGGHCGRGDDYHYHMAPVHLEAVVGKGNPIAFALDGYPIYGLVEADGTPVGKLDEFNGQFDADGNYHYHATKTYPYINGGMRGVVDVHGDQVEPQPRDSPIRPAYRPLRGATITGFERSERQSVLTYTIRGQEGTVAYGPDGPSKWKFIYTEPGKQPRTETYERQSHPDERGGRRPPPRRR, encoded by the coding sequence ATGCAAACACTACGATTATTCGGTCAACTGGTTATCCTCGTGTGGATGCTTAGCTTGACTTGCCACGCTCACGAGTGGCACTTTCACGCAGATGAGGAAACTGATCAAGCGAAGGCGAAGAACGTGAAGCAAGACGATCAAGCGGAGAAGCCACCGATCGCGGTCCACTTCGAAAAGTTCGACGGTGTGAAAGTTCGATGGAACGCTAGCACACTGTTTGTTGAATCCAATGGACTGCCCGACCACGACATGATGATTGGGATTCGATCATGGCAACAGCAGGTACCGATCCCTCAGCCGTTCACCGGTAACAATGCTTGGCAAATCCCGCTGAAACCTCGCCTCGCCAAGAGTCCGATCTCCGCAAAAACGAATCTCTATCGAGGTGCGATTGCGTTGGCAGTCAACGGAGTTCCCATCTTCAATGCGCTTAACAATCGCGGTGATGATGCGCATCTTGCAGGTGAACTCGACCAGTGGGGTGGCCACTGCGGTCGCGGCGACGATTATCACTACCATATGGCTCCGGTGCATCTGGAAGCAGTGGTCGGTAAGGGAAACCCGATTGCATTCGCATTGGACGGCTACCCGATTTACGGTTTGGTCGAAGCCGATGGGACGCCGGTCGGAAAGCTGGACGAATTCAACGGTCAGTTCGACGCCGACGGCAACTACCACTACCACGCCACGAAGACCTACCCGTACATCAACGGCGGCATGCGAGGAGTCGTCGACGTTCATGGAGATCAGGTGGAGCCGCAACCGAGAGACTCACCGATTCGGCCGGCTTACCGTCCGCTCCGAGGTGCAACCATTACAGGCTTTGAGCGATCCGAAAGGCAGTCCGTCCTAACCTATACCATTCGTGGTCAAGAAGGGACGGTCGCCTACGGTCCAGACGGCCCGTCAAAATGGAAGTTCATTTACACAGAACCCGGTAAGCAGCCTCGGACGGAAACTTATGAGCGGCAATCCCACCCAGATGAACGCGGTGGCCGCAGACCACCTCCCCGCAGACGGTAG
- a CDS encoding DUF1559 family PulG-like putative transporter, which translates to MQGRLRQLHLALFNYQAVNGVIPDRNLHDSNGRLLCSWVGMILPFIEQHEIADSIDISESWDSPSNKESLERGKRFWDWYSADGYFISAYDGADSMWDSNGKPLGTLEELPTKVLLVATTIDGIHPLEPFCLTEDHLRKILTAGTRAWYVDADRFHGTVRLEGNSIVFVRNFEQ; encoded by the coding sequence GTGCAAGGACGCCTGAGACAGCTCCATCTGGCGCTGTTTAATTACCAGGCGGTGAATGGTGTTATTCCTGACCGAAATCTGCACGATTCAAACGGGCGTCTTCTCTGTTCTTGGGTCGGTATGATCTTGCCTTTCATTGAGCAACATGAAATTGCTGACTCAATTGACATTTCCGAATCGTGGGATTCTCCATCGAACAAAGAATCGCTCGAACGCGGCAAACGGTTTTGGGATTGGTACAGCGCTGATGGGTACTTCATCAGCGCTTACGATGGCGCTGATTCAATGTGGGATTCCAATGGAAAACCCCTCGGGACGCTTGAAGAATTACCGACCAAGGTATTGCTCGTTGCGACAACAATCGACGGTATTCACCCGCTAGAACCGTTTTGTTTAACGGAAGATCATCTACGCAAAATACTGACGGCTGGAACGAGAGCGTGGTATGTTGACGCGGATCGTTTTCATGGAACTGTCAGACTCGAGGGCAATTCAATCGTCTTTGTCCGTAATTTTGAACAATAG